One window of Mus caroli chromosome 11, CAROLI_EIJ_v1.1, whole genome shotgun sequence genomic DNA carries:
- the LOC110305437 gene encoding olfactory receptor 10A7-like, with protein sequence MWGPLISSRLDRYGSATGLSPENSSTITELVLVGFSDQPQTEIPLFIFFSLVYLASCLGNTAVVILVALDVSLQTPMYFFLCHLAFLNGFFSTVVTPKMLFNFLASRKVISYPFCLAQTYLTLFLESTECFLLAVMAIDRYVAICYPLRYLLIMSWAVCIALAVAVWVTGFCASVIPLCFMILPLCGPYIVDYLFCELPILLHLFCADTSLQEAMMAVGGAGTVLVPFLLIALSYLRILVTVIRIDSAEGRKKAFSTCASHLAVVTIYYGTGLIRYLRPKSLYSAEGDKLISVFYAVIGPALNPFIYSLRNKEVQGAVRRVVERYKKSPRIAF encoded by the coding sequence ATGTGGGGGCCTTTGATTTCTTCTCGTTTGGACAGGTATGGCTCAGCCACAGGCCTGAGCCCGGAGAATTCCAGCACCATCACCGAGCTAGTCCTTGTCGGGTTTTCTGATCAACCCCAGACTGAGAttcctctcttcatcttcttctctctGGTCTACCTAGCCAGCTGTTTGGGGAATACAGCTGTGGTCATATTAGTGGCTCTCGATGTCTCTCTGCAGAcacccatgtatttcttcctctGCCACCTAGCTTTCCTCAATGGATTCTTCAGCACGGTTGTGACTCCAAAGATGCTCTTCAATTTCCTTGCAAGCAGGAAGGTCATATCTTACCCATTCTGCCTGGCTCAGACCTACCTCACCCTGTTCTTGGAGTCGACTGAGTGCTTTCTCCTTGCCGTGATGGCCATAGATCGCTACGTGGCCATCTGCTACCCACTGAGGTACCTTCTCATCATGAGCTGGGCAGTGTGCATAGCACTGGCAGTGGCCGTGTGGGTCACAGGCTTTTGTGCCTCGGTTATACCTCTCTGCTTCATGATCCTCCCACTCTGTGGCCCTTACATTGTTGATTATCTTTTCTGCGAGCTGCCCATCCTTCTGCACCTGTTCTGTGCAGATACGTCTCTGCAGGAGGCCATGATGGCCGTTGGAGGGGCTGGCACTGTACTGGTTCCCTTCCTCCTGATTGCTCTCTCCTACCTTCGCATCCTGGTGACAGTGATAAGAATAGACTCGGCTGAGGGGAGAAAGAAGGCCTTTTCAACCTGTGCTTCGCACTTGGCTGTGGTGACCATCTATTACGGAACGGGGCTGATCAGGTACTTGAGGCCCAAGTCCCTTTACTCCGCCGAGGGAGACAAACTGATCTCTGTGTTCTATGCGGTCATCGGACCTGCACTGAATCCATTCATCTACAGCCTGCGGAACAAGGAAGTGCAGGGCGCTGTGAGGAGAGTGGTGGAGAGATACAAGAAAAGCCCAAGAATTGCTTTCTAG
- the LOC110305455 gene encoding protein RoBo-1-like, whose protein sequence is MGWSSILKSLLTVFVLSILAVCSVESYTCIKASCENGNCQGGPSTCSNPYSCFSQIQKLETPSPDTNLVLEQKGCASYQNPCALEFSATLGNRQKFRYKTQCCTGEQCNKEIPTLPPLSSEVNGVECPACYNNKTNTCSTTTPLKCTGAEKRCIEVTSRDPSSNIVLYGKGCATETACALDMTVFNYVQIKTSCISTNGSPALKSAASLPVILLLQKIFL, encoded by the exons ATGGGCTGGTCCTCCATCCTGAAGAGCCTCCTCACAGTTTTTGTCCTTAGCATCTTAGCTGTCTGCTCTGTAG AGAGTTACACGTGTATAAAAGCTTCGTGTGAAAATGGAAATTGTCAAGGGGGTCCAAGTACCTGTTCAAACCCTTATAGCTGCTTCAGCCAaatacagaaactggaaacaccaT CTCCAGATACAAACCTAGTACTTGAGCAAAAAGGGTGTGCTTCGTATCAAAACCCATGTGCCTTGGAGTTTTCAGCAACACTGGGGAATCGACAGAAATTTAGATACAAGACCCAGTGCTGCACTGGTGAGCAGTGCAACAAAGAAATCCCCACTC tgCCTCCATTATCTTCAGAAGTCAATGGTGTTGAATGTCCTGCCTGCTACAATAATAAAACCAATACGTGCTCCACAACAACTCCCCTAAAGTGCACAGGGGCAGAGAAAAGGTGTATTGAGGTTACCAGCAGAG ACCCATCTTCTAATATAGTACTGTATGGAAAAGGCTGTGCAACAGAAACTGCCTGTGCACTGGATATGACTGTCTTCAATTACGTACAAATTAAAACCTCGTGCATTTCGACCAATGGAAGCCCTGCCCTCAAATCCGCTGCATCACTCCCAGTTATTCTGCTTCTCCAGAAAATCTTTCTTTGA
- the LOC110305440 gene encoding olfactory receptor 11L1 encodes MEPQNLSKVTEFQLLGFQNLLEWQSLLFAIFLCFYLLTITGNMVIIGVVSEDPRLRAPMYTFLQHLSFLEIWYTSTTVPLLLSNLASWGHMLSFPACMAQLYFFVFFGATECFLLAAMAYDRYLAICHPLHYSLLMSPDTCAALVTVSWVTGVGTGFLPSLLISKLDFCGPNRINHFFCDLPPLIQLSCSSVYVTEMAIFVLSIAVLCICFLLTLVSYVFIVSSILRIPSTSGRMKTFSTCGSHLAVVTIYYGTMISMYVRPNAHLSPELNKVISVFYTVVTPLLNPVIYSLRNKDFKEAVRKILRTKCGVYRARVKGSALTT; translated from the coding sequence ATGGAGCCCCAAAACCTATCCAAGGTCACGGAGTTTCAGCTCTTAGGATTCCAGAACCTTCTTGAGTGGCAGTCCCTCCTCTTTGCCATCTTCCTGTGCTTCTATCTCCTCACCATCACAGGCAACATGGTGATCATCGGCGTGGTGAGTGAGGATCCGCGCCTGCGCGCGCCCATGTACACTTTCCTCCAACATCTGTCCTTCCTGGAGATCTGGTACACATCCACCACGGTACCCCTGCTGCTGTCCAACCTGGCCTCCTGGGGACACATGCTGTCCTTCCCTGCCTGCATGGCCCAGCTGtacttctttgtgttttttggtGCTACCGAGTGTTTCCTCCTTGCCGCAATGGCTTATGACCGGTACCTGGCCATCTGCCACCCGCTCCACTACTCTCTTCTCATGAGCCCTGACACCTGCGCTGCTCTGGTAACAGTCTCCTGGGTGACAGGGGTGGGTACGggcttcctgccttccctcctgaTTTCTAAGTTGGACTTCTGTGGGCCCAACCGCATCAACCATTTCTTCTGTGACCTCCCTCCGTTAATCCAGCTGTCCTGCTCCAGCGTCTATGTGACAGAAATGGCCATCTTTGTCCTGTCCATCGCTGTGCTATGCATCTGTTTCCTCCTAACTCTGGTGTCCTACGTTTTCATAGTGTCCTCCATTCTGAGAATCCCCTCCACTTCCGGCAGGATGAAGACGTTTTCTACATGTGGTTCCCACCTGGCTGTGGTCACCATCTACTACGGGACCATGATCTCCATGTATGTGCGCCCAAATGCACATCTGTCACCGGAACTCAACAAGGTCATTTCTGTCTTCTACACTGTGGTCACTCCACTGCTGAACCCAGttatctacagcctgaggaacaaaGACTTTAAAGAGGCCGTGAGAAAAATCCTGAGAACCAAGTGTGGGGTCTACAGAGCCAGAGTGAAAGGAAGTGCCCTCACTACGTAG